In a single window of the Drosophila miranda strain MSH22 chromosome XL, D.miranda_PacBio2.1, whole genome shotgun sequence genome:
- the LOC108155028 gene encoding annexin B10 isoform X1 — MDYKPVPTVVGATPFDAAADAQTLRAAMKGLGTDEQEIIDVLASRSNGQRQLIRSVYDTEFERDLVDDLKSELGGKFEDVIVAMMMPPVEYLCKQLHSAMAGMGTEESTLVEILCTKSNEEMHQIVEAYEDKYQRPLAEQMCSETSGFFRRLLTLIVTGVRDGLNTPVDAAEAKEQASQLYAAGEAKLGTDEEVFNRIMSHASFPQLRLVFEEYKELSGQTIEQAIKHEMADELHEAMMAIVECVQSPAAFFANRLYKAMNGAGTDDSTLIRIIVCRSEIDLETIKQEFERIYNRTLLSAVVDAETSGDYKRALTALLGGA, encoded by the exons ATGGATTACAAG CCCGTGCCTACGGTTGTGGGAGCCACCCCCTTCGATGCGGCCGCCGATGCCCAGACCCTGAGGGCCGCCATGAAGGGATTGGGCACAGATGAGCAGGAAATCATCGATGTCCTCGCCAGCAGAAGCAACGGCCAGCGACAGTTGATTCGATCGGTCTACGACACAGAATTCGAGCGGGATCTGGTGGATGACCTGAAGAGCGAGCTGGGGGGCAAGTTCGAGGACGTGATTGTGGCAATGATGATGCCACCCGTGGAGTACCTGTGCAAGCAGCTGCACTCGGCCATGGCCGGCATGGGCACCGAGGAGTCCACACTTGTGGAGATCCTGTGCACCAAGAGCAACGAGGAAATGCACCAAATTGTGGAGGCCTACGAGGACAAGTATCAGAGGCCGCTGGCCGAGCAGATGTGCAGCGAGACATCTGGGTTCTTTCGCCGCCTGCTCACCCTGATCGTCACTGGTGTGAGGGATGGACTGAACACACCCGTGGATGCGGCCGAGGCCAAGGAGCAGGCTAGCCAGCTGTATGCCGCTGGCGAGGCCAAGCTGGGCACCGACGAGGAGGTTTTCAACCGCATCATGTCCCATGCCAGCTTCCCCCAGCTGCGGCTCGTTTTTGAGGAGTACAAGGAGCTCTCCGGTCAGACCATCGAGCAGGCCATCAAGCACGAGATGGCCGATGAGCTGCACGAAGCCATGATGGCCATAG TTGAATGCGTCCAATCGCCGGCGGCCTTCTTCGCCAATCGTTTGTACAAGGCCATGAATGGAGCTGGCACGGATGACTCCACCCTCATACGGATCATTGTTTGCCGCTCCGAGATCGATCTGGAGACGATTAAGCAGGAGTTTGAGCGCATCTACAATCGCACTCTGCTCAGTGCCGTGGTG GAT GCGGAGACCTCGGGCGACTACAAGCGGGCCCTGACAGCGCTGCTGGGCGGAGCCTAA
- the LOC108155028 gene encoding annexin B10 isoform X2 has protein sequence MDYKPVPTVVGATPFDAAADAQTLRAAMKGLGTDEQEIIDVLASRSNGQRQLIRSVYDTEFERDLVDDLKSELGGKFEDVIVAMMMPPVEYLCKQLHSAMAGMGTEESTLVEILCTKSNEEMHQIVEAYEDKYQRPLAEQMCSETSGFFRRLLTLIVTGVRDGLNTPVDAAEAKEQASQLYAAGEAKLGTDEEVFNRIMSHASFPQLRLVFEEYKELSGQTIEQAIKHEMADELHEAMMAIVECVQSPAAFFANRLYKAMNGAGTDDSTLIRIIVCRSEIDLETIKQEFERIYNRTLLSAVVAETSGDYKRALTALLGGA, from the exons ATGGATTACAAG CCCGTGCCTACGGTTGTGGGAGCCACCCCCTTCGATGCGGCCGCCGATGCCCAGACCCTGAGGGCCGCCATGAAGGGATTGGGCACAGATGAGCAGGAAATCATCGATGTCCTCGCCAGCAGAAGCAACGGCCAGCGACAGTTGATTCGATCGGTCTACGACACAGAATTCGAGCGGGATCTGGTGGATGACCTGAAGAGCGAGCTGGGGGGCAAGTTCGAGGACGTGATTGTGGCAATGATGATGCCACCCGTGGAGTACCTGTGCAAGCAGCTGCACTCGGCCATGGCCGGCATGGGCACCGAGGAGTCCACACTTGTGGAGATCCTGTGCACCAAGAGCAACGAGGAAATGCACCAAATTGTGGAGGCCTACGAGGACAAGTATCAGAGGCCGCTGGCCGAGCAGATGTGCAGCGAGACATCTGGGTTCTTTCGCCGCCTGCTCACCCTGATCGTCACTGGTGTGAGGGATGGACTGAACACACCCGTGGATGCGGCCGAGGCCAAGGAGCAGGCTAGCCAGCTGTATGCCGCTGGCGAGGCCAAGCTGGGCACCGACGAGGAGGTTTTCAACCGCATCATGTCCCATGCCAGCTTCCCCCAGCTGCGGCTCGTTTTTGAGGAGTACAAGGAGCTCTCCGGTCAGACCATCGAGCAGGCCATCAAGCACGAGATGGCCGATGAGCTGCACGAAGCCATGATGGCCATAG TTGAATGCGTCCAATCGCCGGCGGCCTTCTTCGCCAATCGTTTGTACAAGGCCATGAATGGAGCTGGCACGGATGACTCCACCCTCATACGGATCATTGTTTGCCGCTCCGAGATCGATCTGGAGACGATTAAGCAGGAGTTTGAGCGCATCTACAATCGCACTCTGCTCAGTGCCGTGGTG GCGGAGACCTCGGGCGACTACAAGCGGGCCCTGACAGCGCTGCTGGGCGGAGCCTAA